In Acidianus brierleyi, one genomic interval encodes:
- a CDS encoding GH116 family glycosyl hydrolase, translating into MKFPNNCGIPIGSMGTGKIDFFSDLTIGNLTIMNNWSTPLKIVRGFHIVDLATGTFLQGNPSKNSEIKFQTKTAKIEADAFFPQVEYKTEDPNFTIKVYSPFIPGNLKDSSLPSIIFNIKGNGIIAISFPNLTGSRRWGRANYKVKGKVNGVLMTNLRALQSDPAYGEIFLGCEGCKVHVGHPYWVPALKEGMTEDVSIFDLNKLNESEDKYYIKPFAREEISGIVWKEVKGEENFYITWYFNGRPHHYPYGHYYENWFQNAIDIAEYINERKPGIELDESRDWLNEGFRNSLYVITHSWLTKDGRFAIYEDSKISLLMNTIGGMTWDVASFALLEYFPDLIKRMDEYFANYIIDGEVPHDIGEESIENPIYGASFPYSWNDLGPTWILMIYRDYKLTEDKDFLKRNYPYMKKVMDWLIKRDEDGDGIPDSKGGFDNSYDGTYMYGTSSYVASLFLCSLKAFISASEILGYEYSEYLRILDKARASMNSLWNGKYFVNWKYKDNEKDSCLNTQILGEFWCDILGLGNVLDEDKVISALKSIYELNGKASKFCLVNSVNPDGSIDETTDQMKSCWPRISFAIASHMILKGMKKEGIEIAQKEWNTISSRYPWNQPSKINAFNGDHFGLPYYIGSLSIYLVKYALKNSSHH; encoded by the coding sequence TTGAAGTTTCCGAATAATTGCGGAATACCAATAGGCTCTATGGGTACTGGAAAGATAGATTTCTTCAGCGATCTGACTATAGGGAATTTAACTATAATGAATAATTGGAGCACTCCTCTAAAGATAGTTAGAGGATTTCACATTGTAGATCTTGCAACAGGGACTTTCCTACAAGGAAATCCATCAAAAAATTCAGAAATTAAATTTCAAACTAAGACAGCCAAGATAGAGGCAGACGCTTTCTTCCCTCAAGTGGAGTATAAAACAGAAGACCCAAATTTTACAATAAAGGTTTATTCTCCTTTTATTCCAGGTAATCTAAAAGATTCTTCATTACCCTCAATAATTTTTAACATTAAAGGAAACGGGATAATAGCTATCTCCTTCCCTAACTTAACTGGTAGTAGAAGATGGGGAAGAGCTAACTATAAGGTAAAAGGAAAAGTTAACGGCGTTCTAATGACGAATTTAAGGGCATTACAATCTGATCCAGCTTACGGAGAAATATTTCTAGGATGTGAAGGTTGCAAAGTTCATGTAGGTCATCCATATTGGGTTCCAGCATTAAAGGAAGGGATGACTGAAGATGTCAGTATCTTTGATTTAAATAAACTAAATGAGTCAGAAGATAAATATTACATAAAACCCTTTGCTAGAGAAGAAATATCTGGTATAGTATGGAAGGAAGTTAAGGGAGAAGAGAATTTCTACATTACTTGGTATTTTAATGGAAGACCTCATCATTATCCTTATGGCCATTATTACGAAAATTGGTTCCAAAACGCTATAGATATAGCTGAGTACATAAATGAGAGAAAACCTGGAATAGAGCTTGACGAAAGTAGGGACTGGTTAAACGAAGGTTTTAGGAATAGTTTATACGTAATAACTCATAGTTGGTTAACAAAAGACGGAAGATTTGCAATATATGAAGATTCCAAGATATCTCTTTTAATGAATACTATAGGAGGAATGACATGGGACGTAGCGTCTTTTGCACTCTTAGAATATTTCCCTGATCTAATCAAAAGAATGGACGAATATTTTGCCAATTATATTATTGATGGAGAAGTTCCTCATGATATAGGAGAAGAATCAATAGAAAATCCGATTTACGGAGCTTCTTTTCCTTATTCATGGAACGATTTAGGTCCTACATGGATTTTAATGATTTATAGAGACTATAAATTGACTGAGGATAAAGATTTTCTCAAAAGAAATTATCCTTATATGAAAAAAGTTATGGATTGGTTAATAAAGAGGGACGAAGATGGAGACGGAATACCTGATTCAAAGGGCGGTTTTGATAATTCTTATGATGGAACATATATGTACGGAACTTCGTCTTATGTAGCATCGTTATTTTTATGCTCTCTTAAGGCGTTCATCTCAGCATCTGAGATTTTAGGTTATGAATACTCTGAGTATTTAAGAATCTTAGATAAAGCTAGGGCATCAATGAATTCCCTGTGGAATGGAAAATATTTCGTAAATTGGAAATATAAAGACAATGAAAAGGATTCTTGCTTGAATACTCAAATATTAGGAGAATTCTGGTGTGACATCTTAGGTTTAGGTAACGTCTTAGATGAGGACAAAGTAATTTCTGCTTTAAAATCCATATATGAACTTAATGGAAAAGCTTCCAAATTCTGTCTAGTAAATTCAGTAAATCCTGATGGAAGTATAGACGAAACTACTGACCAGATGAAATCATGCTGGCCAAGAATTTCGTTCGCTATTGCGTCTCACATGATATTAAAGGGAATGAAAAAAGAAGGAATAGAAATAGCACAAAAAGAATGGAACACAATATCTAGTAGATATCCTTGGAATCAACCATCGAAAATTAACGCGTTTAATGGAGATCATTTCGGTCTTCCGTATTATATAGGTAGCCTATCGATATACTTGGTGAAATATGCCCTCAAAAATAGTTCTCACCATTAA
- a CDS encoding type II toxin-antitoxin system VapC family toxin, translating to MNVDEFINLCDSSYVILDTSIILDYTRLLKSRKSYEQKMEILSRIMNCNKKTISSLIYEEILAGASQNEDELKRKILYSFEIFNISVNEAEVASHLERELKDRGCKPKGENWRIDLFTAAFVYTQQCYILAKDRDFTKILNCEKLDEVEYYVCKRSEF from the coding sequence ATGAACGTTGACGAGTTTATCAACTTATGCGATAGTTCATACGTAATTTTGGATACAAGTATAATTTTGGATTATACTAGGCTTTTAAAATCTCGTAAATCATATGAACAAAAAATGGAAATTCTATCTAGAATAATGAACTGTAATAAAAAGACTATAAGCAGTTTAATATACGAAGAAATATTAGCAGGAGCTTCTCAAAACGAAGATGAATTAAAGAGAAAAATATTATATTCATTCGAAATATTTAATATATCTGTAAACGAAGCGGAAGTAGCATCACATTTGGAAAGAGAACTAAAAGATAGAGGATGTAAGCCTAAAGGAGAAAATTGGAGAATAGATTTGTTTACTGCAGCCTTTGTATATACTCAACAATGTTATATCTTGGCTAAGGATAGAGATTTTACCAAGATATTAAATTGTGAGAAATTGGATGAAGTAGAATATTATGTTTGCAAAAGAAGTGAATTTTAA
- a CDS encoding glycine zipper 2TM domain-containing protein, protein MAEYIAKYIVSKGYRKIGEINTRYTANDDDESIKIAKSACEKLGEEDVEEIVIGKIIGAVSGAVIGNSLDKSDDDKLLGTIAGAIIGTLTGHIIDSIITKVIYSKKYPCIRARSLDDLDKYIDTKRLEEIVNER, encoded by the coding sequence ATGGCTGAGTATATTGCTAAATACATTGTGTCTAAGGGTTACAGAAAAATTGGAGAGATAAATACTAGGTATACTGCTAATGACGATGATGAGAGCATTAAAATTGCTAAATCTGCTTGCGAGAAGTTAGGTGAGGAGGACGTTGAGGAGATAGTTATAGGGAAGATAATAGGTGCAGTAAGTGGTGCGGTAATTGGTAATTCACTAGATAAGTCCGACGATGATAAATTGCTTGGGACTATAGCTGGTGCAATAATAGGCACGTTGACTGGTCACATTATAGATTCTATAATAACTAAAGTGATATATTCCAAGAAATATCCTTGTATTAGAGCAAGATCATTAGACGATTTAGATAAATATATTGATACTAAGAGATTAGAAGAGATAGTTAATGAACGTTGA
- the nagA gene encoding N-acetylglucosamine-6-phosphate deacetylase, protein MKLTNVRIIAPYREFIGTIEIEEGKIKRIKEGKEEGENLEGMIAIPGFVDIHTHGIGGYDFTSWDNKEDFIKNMLEMKKIYLKHGVTTFLPTTVTIPKENLMEACKAIGEIEDESIPGIHLEGPYISEKHAGAQDTRYIRNPDVKEIKECLELSKGKIKTITVAPEKDLDFISVLSKLGIHPSVGHTDADYDTAVKAFFSGADRTTHMFNAMRPFHHRDPGVILASINFSRYIEIISDFIHVDREVIKFLLNSVGINRIVAVTDSIIATDLKDGNYTLGKTTITVKDGKALTREGRLAGSTLTMDKAFRNLSSLRSLSEAVVMTSQNPAMAVDLKDRGSLEPGKKADIVILDEDLKVEKVYLNGENYF, encoded by the coding sequence GTGAAGCTTACAAACGTTAGAATAATCGCTCCATATAGAGAATTTATAGGTACCATAGAAATTGAAGAAGGTAAAATTAAGAGAATTAAGGAAGGTAAAGAAGAAGGAGAAAATTTAGAAGGAATGATAGCTATTCCAGGCTTTGTGGACATTCATACTCACGGTATTGGTGGATACGATTTTACGTCATGGGACAATAAAGAAGATTTTATAAAAAATATGTTAGAAATGAAAAAAATATATTTAAAGCACGGTGTAACAACTTTTCTTCCTACAACTGTTACAATACCTAAAGAAAATTTAATGGAAGCCTGTAAGGCTATTGGAGAAATTGAAGACGAATCTATTCCCGGAATACATTTGGAAGGTCCTTACATAAGCGAGAAACATGCAGGCGCACAGGATACTAGATATATAAGAAATCCTGACGTTAAAGAAATAAAGGAATGTTTAGAATTAAGTAAGGGTAAAATAAAGACTATTACTGTTGCTCCGGAAAAAGACCTAGATTTTATAAGTGTTCTTTCAAAACTTGGAATTCATCCTTCTGTTGGGCATACCGATGCAGATTACGATACTGCAGTAAAGGCCTTTTTCTCTGGAGCAGATAGAACTACTCACATGTTTAACGCTATGAGGCCTTTTCATCATAGAGATCCTGGAGTTATCTTAGCTAGTATAAATTTTTCTAGATATATTGAGATAATTTCCGATTTTATACATGTTGACAGAGAGGTTATAAAATTTCTGTTAAACTCCGTAGGAATAAATAGGATAGTAGCTGTTACTGATTCAATAATAGCTACAGATTTGAAGGATGGTAATTACACTTTGGGTAAGACTACAATAACTGTAAAAGACGGTAAAGCGTTAACAAGGGAAGGGAGATTAGCTGGAAGTACGCTAACAATGGATAAAGCTTTTAGGAATTTAAGTTCTCTTAGGAGCTTGAGCGAAGCTGTAGTAATGACATCTCAAAATCCTGCTATGGCAGTAGATCTTAAGGATAGAGGTTCATTGGAACCAGGGAAAAAAGCAGACATAGTTATCCTAGATGAAGATCTGAAAGTTGAAAAAGTATATCTTAATGGTGAGAACTATTTTTGA
- a CDS encoding glycosyltransferase family A protein: protein MEVTVALPTYKNNGTTIRDLLESLSHQTYANFRLLVVYKPSDGDVTEDVISKYKNLDIEVIYQKEGYIEEAMNLIFSNANADILITTDDDAIPSKDWIRNHVNLHEKFPEVGMVGPYFGNGHKINVFKKIYSFLMERPLDERMKDYLTYFSKTGIFVGNPFFNNYNLPYIKSFSFMGVNMSVKKEVYKDFRLLQMTLRGIGYEPYLCFHSFIKGLYPATFKDCCKLFHNERDSLSRPKSLSGIKERYAELMLSVYYLNKFYKLDLTKLKIDMLIKTLSWKLHKKTKEDEAMLDGIRLGLKISLEAIQNNYDSMWIRSKLKEIQ, encoded by the coding sequence ATGGAAGTAACTGTTGCATTACCAACATACAAAAATAACGGAACTACAATTAGAGATCTCTTAGAGTCATTGTCTCATCAAACATACGCAAATTTTAGGCTTCTTGTTGTTTATAAGCCTTCTGATGGTGATGTTACTGAGGATGTTATTTCTAAGTATAAGAATTTGGATATTGAAGTTATTTATCAGAAGGAGGGTTACATTGAGGAGGCTATGAATTTAATTTTCTCCAATGCTAATGCTGATATTCTCATAACTACTGACGATGACGCAATACCATCAAAAGACTGGATAAGGAATCACGTAAATTTGCACGAAAAATTTCCTGAAGTCGGAATGGTAGGACCTTATTTCGGTAACGGTCATAAGATAAACGTCTTTAAAAAAATATACTCCTTTTTAATGGAAAGACCATTAGACGAAAGAATGAAAGATTATTTAACTTATTTTTCAAAAACAGGAATATTTGTAGGAAATCCCTTTTTCAATAACTATAATTTACCTTATATAAAGTCATTTAGTTTCATGGGAGTAAACATGAGTGTAAAGAAAGAAGTGTATAAAGATTTTAGATTATTACAAATGACATTAAGAGGAATAGGATATGAACCATATTTATGTTTTCATTCTTTTATAAAAGGATTGTATCCTGCAACGTTTAAGGACTGTTGTAAATTATTTCATAATGAGAGAGATTCTTTAAGTAGACCGAAGTCTTTATCTGGAATAAAAGAAAGATATGCGGAACTTATGCTTTCAGTTTATTATCTAAACAAATTCTATAAATTAGATCTAACTAAATTAAAAATTGATATGCTAATAAAGACTTTATCTTGGAAGCTTCATAAAAAGACAAAAGAAGATGAGGCTATGTTGGATGGAATAAGATTAGGTTTAAAAATATCTTTGGAAGCTATACAAAATAATTACGATTCTATGTGGATAAGAAGTAAACTAAAAGAAATTCAATAA
- a CDS encoding MupG family TIM beta-alpha barrel fold protein has translation MKSIGFAIFPGWKEIFERQKEMIIKGEDLGFSEIFFGIGRGVHTKSTLEAIKNAKELLKIANKLGYYSFVDINPEILAELNASPDNLGIFKAVGFSAVRIDYGFSIEKILRMKDIGIELNAFDFPQDKIEYLLDHIDPERVKATHNYYPVKGSGITISQLVEKSKPFVNAEIPVGAFVSVPSVKSDTTVEELREKMPGEAAKVLFSTKVISRVLIGDANPTDEEMKDLSMALRTY, from the coding sequence ATGAAGTCCATAGGATTTGCCATTTTTCCAGGTTGGAAGGAAATTTTCGAAAGACAAAAAGAGATGATTATAAAAGGAGAAGATTTAGGTTTTTCAGAAATATTCTTCGGAATAGGAAGAGGAGTTCATACAAAATCTACTCTTGAAGCTATTAAAAATGCAAAAGAATTGTTAAAAATAGCGAACAAATTAGGATATTACTCATTCGTAGACATAAACCCTGAAATACTTGCTGAACTTAACGCAAGTCCAGATAATTTAGGCATATTCAAGGCTGTAGGCTTTTCTGCAGTTAGGATAGATTACGGGTTTAGCATAGAAAAGATATTAAGAATGAAGGATATAGGAATAGAGTTAAACGCATTTGATTTTCCCCAGGATAAAATAGAGTACTTGCTAGATCACATAGATCCAGAGAGAGTTAAGGCTACGCATAATTATTATCCTGTTAAAGGTAGCGGAATAACAATTTCACAATTAGTTGAAAAAAGTAAACCGTTCGTCAATGCAGAAATTCCTGTAGGAGCTTTCGTTTCAGTACCTTCAGTCAAAAGCGATACTACTGTAGAAGAATTGAGAGAAAAAATGCCAGGCGAGGCTGCAAAAGTTCTCTTTTCCACAAAAGTCATCAGCAGAGTATTAATAGGGGATGCTAATCCTACAGATGAAGAAATGAAAGATCTTTCCATGGCATTACGAACGTATTAA
- a CDS encoding APC family permease has protein sequence MGDLSKDSVSFWKTTAWAIAGILPIGALLGSISATGGYASPFVVLLAFLLVIFLTIPILEYTRLAKFAGGYYGAAELGFGKAVGKFVALTNYFYYIGWQVANATYVGSLLAVGYYAIYGTYPPEYSYFLIGAAALVVPFLSSILHVKQVSSIIWYLTIAGFIMNIIAFSILLYRSHYLSLNEFNPSYSPGGIHGAFLSLIAYGFFTFAGYGFLLFYTEEGKQPFKNTWRAAIIALAVSTIFWMLGAISVNSVFGPQGIQKAISFPQPGLLLYVKYLGSVGELTIVGILLILVVFSFASGVGGQGRILYSLARDDFLKWKWIEKLNKNNVPMNAMLFNFIVSLSLFIILGVIFIPIYGYFNAIFYMSYVPTTIATILWYFHHLIPDLSLSMFYRRNRISLTKMRTFIIAVLVPTISTGVFVYSLYESVISDLVEPYFAGFVISVITLIFSAIYVVIKRNSLGTSIVLQNLNEEALKELRNPIETRNIENSPRLLYRIYKYFTNKNL, from the coding sequence ATGGGAGACCTCTCAAAAGATTCCGTTTCTTTTTGGAAAACAACAGCATGGGCAATAGCAGGAATATTGCCAATAGGAGCACTACTAGGTTCTATTTCAGCCACAGGAGGATATGCAAGTCCATTTGTAGTATTGTTAGCTTTCCTCTTGGTAATTTTCCTTACAATACCTATTTTAGAATATACTAGATTAGCTAAATTTGCTGGAGGATATTACGGCGCAGCAGAATTAGGATTCGGAAAAGCTGTAGGTAAATTTGTAGCATTAACAAATTATTTTTACTATATTGGATGGCAAGTGGCTAATGCGACTTACGTAGGTTCTCTTCTAGCTGTAGGATATTACGCTATTTACGGAACCTATCCACCAGAATATTCATATTTTTTAATTGGCGCGGCAGCTTTAGTAGTACCTTTCCTCTCTTCAATTCTTCATGTTAAGCAAGTTTCATCAATAATATGGTATTTAACTATTGCCGGTTTCATAATGAATATAATAGCATTTTCAATACTCCTTTATCGTTCTCATTATCTAAGTTTAAACGAATTCAATCCTTCATATTCTCCAGGAGGAATACATGGAGCTTTTCTAAGTTTGATAGCCTACGGTTTCTTTACGTTCGCAGGTTACGGATTTCTTCTTTTTTACACAGAGGAAGGAAAACAACCCTTTAAAAATACATGGAGAGCAGCAATAATAGCCTTAGCAGTTTCTACTATATTCTGGATGCTAGGAGCTATTTCAGTTAACAGCGTTTTCGGTCCTCAAGGAATACAGAAAGCGATTTCTTTCCCACAACCAGGACTTTTACTTTATGTAAAATACTTGGGTTCAGTAGGAGAATTAACAATCGTTGGAATACTTCTTATCTTAGTTGTGTTCTCTTTTGCCTCTGGAGTAGGAGGACAAGGAAGAATCTTATATTCTTTAGCTAGAGACGATTTTCTAAAATGGAAATGGATAGAAAAACTGAACAAGAATAATGTCCCAATGAATGCTATGCTATTCAACTTTATTGTTTCTCTCTCACTTTTCATTATATTAGGTGTAATTTTTATTCCAATCTATGGATACTTTAATGCGATATTCTACATGTCATACGTTCCTACGACTATAGCAACAATTCTATGGTATTTTCATCATTTAATTCCAGACCTTAGTTTATCAATGTTCTATAGAAGAAATAGAATAAGTCTAACAAAAATGAGAACATTTATTATTGCTGTACTAGTTCCGACAATATCAACAGGAGTTTTCGTTTACTCACTGTACGAAAGCGTTATTTCAGACCTCGTAGAGCCTTATTTTGCAGGATTTGTAATTTCAGTGATAACCTTAATATTCTCAGCAATTTACGTTGTAATAAAAAGAAACTCCTTAGGAACATCAATAGTTCTTCAAAATTTAAATGAGGAAGCATTAAAGGAACTAAGAAATCCAATAGAAACCCGCAATATAGAAAATTCACCGAGATTGTTATATAGAATATATAAATATTTTACAAATAAAAATTTATAG
- the glmS gene encoding glutamine--fructose-6-phosphate transaminase (isomerizing) — protein sequence MGGIFGFVCKNPNDVSIVVNGLKRLVYRGYDSAGIAFLDGEISVKKIVGNISKNSITLKEKSKVALGHTRYASRGWPTLENAHPLMDCNRKIAVVMDGVIDDYEEIRDKLTKEGHKFVSTTDTEIIPHLLENSKDYIDSAIDIIKNVRGIYSFAFIVEGINKIFAASSGQPIVIGVSDCKYVSSDLPSLTGFAENALILPENSVAEISSDDVKVYDLQRNQINAVSKRIKYQEEIIEKGGFPHFMLKEIYDIPSSLISSYTSLMEKYLSLAAMIVYGAKNVYVIGNGTSLHAGLISSYYFSEVGINVNVVSAAEFPYYALQNIGTGSVIIAISQSGETSDVIRSVKMAKQRGSVIVGITNSVGSRLALESNIYLPITAGPELAVPATKTFTSTLVVLRTLSLYTGLNSGKKERYDLDQFKTDLEKLSSSLSSSLPQIERQAEDAVSKITKESIYVTSSGINFPVAMEGALKFKEASMIHAEGIQLGELLHGPIALTNKGYPIVIVKPAEEQAYDLYNKVIKSISDRGSPIISVSVDGMVKSVETTRELSPIANVVPLQLMAYKLGVKRSLPIDTPPGLVKAVVS from the coding sequence ATGGGAGGAATTTTCGGTTTTGTATGCAAAAATCCGAACGACGTTTCGATTGTAGTCAACGGATTAAAAAGATTAGTATATAGAGGATACGATAGTGCAGGCATAGCATTTTTAGATGGAGAAATTTCTGTCAAAAAAATTGTAGGAAACATATCAAAGAATTCCATTACGTTAAAGGAAAAATCTAAAGTAGCGTTAGGCCATACAAGATACGCAAGTAGAGGATGGCCAACGTTAGAGAACGCACATCCGTTAATGGATTGTAATAGAAAGATAGCTGTAGTAATGGACGGAGTAATAGACGATTATGAGGAAATAAGAGATAAGTTGACAAAAGAAGGGCACAAGTTCGTCTCAACTACAGATACTGAAATAATACCTCATCTACTGGAGAACAGTAAAGACTACATAGATTCTGCTATAGATATTATCAAAAATGTTAGAGGAATATATTCCTTTGCGTTCATAGTAGAAGGAATAAATAAAATATTTGCTGCATCGTCTGGACAGCCAATTGTAATAGGAGTATCAGACTGTAAATATGTTTCAAGTGATTTGCCTTCATTAACTGGTTTTGCAGAAAATGCATTAATATTGCCAGAAAATTCTGTAGCAGAAATATCTTCAGACGATGTTAAAGTTTACGATCTACAAAGAAATCAAATAAACGCAGTAAGTAAGAGAATAAAGTATCAGGAAGAAATAATTGAAAAAGGGGGATTTCCCCATTTTATGTTGAAGGAAATATATGATATCCCATCTTCCCTTATAAGTTCATACACGTCACTAATGGAAAAATACCTAAGCTTAGCTGCTATGATTGTTTACGGTGCTAAAAATGTTTATGTTATAGGTAATGGAACCAGTTTACATGCAGGACTGATTTCCTCGTATTATTTCTCAGAAGTAGGAATAAACGTTAACGTAGTTAGCGCAGCAGAATTTCCTTATTATGCATTACAAAACATAGGTACTGGATCAGTAATAATAGCTATAAGTCAAAGCGGAGAAACTTCGGACGTAATAAGAAGCGTTAAAATGGCAAAGCAAAGGGGATCAGTTATTGTGGGAATTACTAATTCAGTAGGCTCTAGGTTAGCCCTAGAATCTAACATATACTTGCCCATAACTGCAGGACCAGAATTAGCAGTACCTGCAACTAAGACTTTCACATCAACCTTGGTAGTGCTAAGAACATTATCGCTTTATACTGGATTAAATTCAGGTAAAAAAGAAAGATATGATCTAGATCAGTTCAAGACAGATTTAGAGAAACTTTCTTCATCATTATCTTCATCATTACCTCAAATAGAAAGACAAGCAGAAGATGCAGTATCAAAAATAACTAAGGAGAGTATCTACGTAACAAGTAGCGGAATAAATTTCCCAGTAGCTATGGAAGGAGCTTTAAAATTCAAAGAAGCTTCAATGATTCATGCTGAAGGTATACAATTGGGAGAATTACTTCACGGTCCTATTGCACTAACTAATAAAGGATATCCTATAGTTATAGTAAAACCTGCAGAGGAACAAGCATACGACTTGTATAATAAGGTTATAAAATCGATTTCAGATAGAGGAAGTCCAATAATTTCAGTCTCAGTTGACGGGATGGTAAAAAGCGTAGAAACAACTAGGGAACTGAGTCCAATTGCTAACGTAGTTCCCTTACAGCTTATGGCATACAAACTAGGAGTAAAGAGATCTTTACCAATAGATACACCTCCAGGATTAGTAAAAGCAGTAGTAAGCTAA
- a CDS encoding LamG-like jellyroll fold domain-containing protein: protein MGKLNRRQFLDLLLKSGVIAGAGALSTGVLVKKDTPTKGSTQGYPLLGQFLATVVQSSNEYTAYDAGGNVLFNGSCADGSGTCGIYEAVNFVQQNYRYGKVGLIGSFYPVNSPDGQFNVELDGSAIVYLNSASSNFMISIPKSKSVTYLWYQSAGMVNSILTRKQSFSLQPYVLFPGTVTSMFLGNNDQYLGTPSAFTISAWVNGFGVNTYGTGYVISYGSTEKGIIWAIQNTNGRLCFRVSSRGVCVAGPSSSPWHVAAVYNGGNLQLYLNGNLAGNWSGVNVEYYPSKYPAYLWIGNIPIATQQGGLIPANGPFAWLENIQFYNTALSSSQVSQLASSPAQDPVDYSALVSWSLYRYIFFVGDLITGVGYQRMYGFSESGVF from the coding sequence ATGGGGAAATTAAATAGAAGACAATTCCTAGATCTTCTATTAAAAAGTGGTGTAATAGCTGGAGCTGGAGCACTGTCAACAGGAGTACTAGTAAAAAAAGATACACCTACAAAGGGCTCAACTCAAGGATATCCTCTATTAGGTCAATTTTTAGCCACAGTAGTTCAATCTTCTAATGAATACACTGCGTATGATGCAGGAGGAAATGTATTGTTTAATGGATCATGTGCAGACGGTTCTGGAACATGCGGAATATATGAAGCTGTAAATTTTGTTCAACAAAACTATAGATACGGTAAAGTAGGATTAATAGGATCCTTTTATCCGGTGAATTCGCCGGATGGCCAGTTTAATGTAGAATTAGACGGTAGTGCAATAGTATACTTAAATTCTGCTAGTAGCAATTTCATGATATCAATTCCAAAATCAAAAAGCGTAACATACTTATGGTATCAAAGTGCTGGCATGGTAAATAGTATACTAACAAGAAAACAATCTTTTTCTCTGCAACCATACGTACTATTCCCTGGTACAGTAACAAGCATGTTCTTAGGTAATAATGACCAGTATCTAGGCACTCCATCAGCATTCACAATTTCTGCATGGGTAAACGGTTTCGGAGTAAATACTTACGGGACTGGTTATGTAATATCTTATGGATCCACAGAAAAGGGAATAATCTGGGCTATACAAAACACTAACGGAAGGTTATGCTTTAGAGTCTCATCAAGAGGAGTATGCGTTGCTGGTCCATCATCTTCACCTTGGCATGTAGCAGCAGTATATAATGGCGGTAATCTACAATTATATCTTAATGGTAACCTAGCTGGTAATTGGTCTGGAGTAAACGTAGAATATTACCCAAGTAAATACCCTGCTTACCTATGGATAGGTAACATTCCTATTGCAACACAGCAGGGAGGACTTATTCCAGCTAACGGTCCATTCGCGTGGCTTGAAAACATTCAGTTTTACAATACTGCACTTTCATCTTCTCAAGTCTCTCAATTAGCGTCGTCTCCTGCTCAAGATCCCGTAGATTACTCTGCATTAGTATCTTGGTCTCTCTACCGTTACATATTCTTCGTTGGAGATCTAATTACTGGTGTAGGATATCAGAGAATGTATGGATTCTCTGAAAGTGGGGTGTTCTAA